One genomic window of Solanum dulcamara chromosome 12, daSolDulc1.2, whole genome shotgun sequence includes the following:
- the LOC129875659 gene encoding bZIP transcription factor 11-like, which produces MGTSSGSGSYTLQNSGSEEDLQQLMDERKRKRMISNRESARRSRMRKQKHLDDLMSQLSHLRKENKEILTSMSVTTQNYLNIEAENSILRAQVSELGHRLHSLTEIISVLSYNFSSGSNAQIIESSITDAFIQNESWNYTYHPIMTADIMQY; this is translated from the coding sequence ATGGGAACATCATCAGGGTCAGGGTCATATACACTTCAAAACTCTGGCTCAGAAGAAGATTTACAACAATTGATGGATGAAAGAAAGAGGAAGAGGATGATATCGAATCGCGAATCAGCTCGTAGATCGAGAATGAGGAAACAGAAACATTTGGATGATCTCATGTCCCAATTGTCACATCTcaggaaagaaaataaagaaatattgaCAAGCatgagtgtcacgacccaaaattaCCTCAATATTGAAGCTGAGAACTCGATCCTGAGAGCTCAAGTGTCTGAACTCGGGCACAGGCTCCACTCCCTGACAGAAATCATAAGCGTCTTGAGTTACAACTTCAGCAGTGGATCAAACGCTCAAATAATTGAGTCCTCTATCACTGATGCGTTTATTCAGAACGAATCTTGGAATTATACGTACCACCCCATCATGACCGCAGACATCATGCAATATTAA